Genomic segment of Streptomyces zhihengii:
GGGCGATCCCGTCCCGTACCGGGAACCGTCGACGGCGGCACGACTCCCGCGGGCGGTTCCCGTACGGGAACCGCCCGCGGCGGCACAACCCTTGCGGGCCTTCGGCGGTCTCCTCGGTGTGCACCCACACGCCCTCGGGGCGTCATGAATAAGGACACCGCATTGCACAAGGGGATCAGACGGGCTCTCACCGCGCTGACGGGGCTCGTGACGGCCGGCCTGCTGACGGCCACGCTGCCCGCCCAGACCGCGCAGGCCGCGAGCGGCGCGGAGCGCTGCCCGAAGGGGTACTTCTGCGGCTTCACCGGCACCTCGGGTGACGGCGAGATGTTCAAGACGAACAAGGACCTGGCGACCCTGGGCGCCTGGGACAACCGGATCCGCTCGCTCGTGAACCGCGCCGGGAACTACGCCTGCGCCTACAGCGAGCCGAACTACGACCTCTCCGCCGAGGGCGCCGACTTCCTGCGCGAGAGCCCGAACGCCTCCTCGGGCGAGTACGGCTTCACGCCCTTCATGGACCGCAGGATCAGCTCCATCCGGTTCGTGAAGACGGACCGTGAGTGCTGGCTGAACGCCTACCCGCGCTGGTGGGTCGACCCGGCGGCGGCACCGGCCGGCTTCGGCGACCTCAACCACGACCTGGTCCCCGACGTCCTCGTGCGCGACATGGCCGGACGGCTGTGGCGGCTGCCCGGCGACAACACCGGCCGGCTCGTCGGCAGCGGCTGGAACTCCATGACCGCCATGACCCGCCACGGAGACCTCACCGGCGACGGCCACGAGGACCTGCTCGCCCGCGACAAGGCCGGTCAGCTCTGGCTCTACCCCGGCACCGGCCGCGGCGGCTTCGGCACCCGCAAGCTGGTCGGCGGCGGCTGGGGCGTCATGCGCCAGATCGCGGCAGCCGGCGACCTGACCGGCGACGGCAAGGGCGACCTGCTCGCCCGCGACTCCGCGGGCAAGCTGTGGATGTACCCGGGCAACGGCCGCGCCTTCGGCACCCGCAAGCTCGTCGGCGGCGGCTGGCAGGTGATGAACGCGCTCCTCGGTCCGGGTGACCTCAACGGGGACAGGCGTCCCGACCTGCTCGCCCGCGACACCTCCGGCAAGCTCTGGCTCTACCCGGGCAACGGCCGCGGCGCCTTCGGCACCCGCACCCTGGTCGGCGGCGGCTGGCAGGTCATGGAGAACTTCGTGGCCGTCGGCTCGTACAACGGCGGCACCCAGAACGACGTGCTGACCGTCACCAACGAGCGCCACCTGGGCGGCCACCCCGGCTGGCTGCTCGGCTACCGGGGCACGAGCGGCACCCCGCCGTTCCGTGCCTCCGAGGAACTCGACGGGGACTGGTGGGGCCTGAACGGCGCCTGGTGACCCCCGTCCGGCGCGGCTGGGGTTGCCCGGGTCACCCGGGTGCCCCCAGCCCCGCCGACGTGCGGGGTCACGGTCGCCCGGGCATCCCAGCCCGTCCGGCGTTTGAGGACACGGCCGCAGGCCGTGCTGCGACCACCGGGGGCGCGGGTGCCGGGGATGCGGAGCCCGGTTCGCCGGGGCTCTGCCCCGGACCCCGCGCCTCAATCGCCGGCGGGGCTGGAGCTACCCGGGCATCCCAGCCCCGCCGACGTGCGGGGTCACGGTCGCCCGGGCATCCCAGCCCGTCCGGCGTTCGAGGACACGGCCGCAGGCCGTGCTGCGACCACCGGGGGCGCGGTCGCCCGGGATGCGGAGCCCGGTTCGCCGGGGCTCTGCCCCGGACCCCGCGCCTCAATCGCCGGCGGGGCTGAAGCTACCCGGGCATCCCAGCCCGGTCCGAGGCCGAGGCGGCCGGGGCCCCGTCATCACGGCGCGCCCCGCGCGCCTACGCCCCGCCGCACCCGCAGGAGCGCCTGATCACCAGGCCGGACGGGAACTGCTTGACCCGCTCGCGGCGTGACCCCGCCACCCGCAGGCCGTCGTCGAGGACGAGATCCACCGCCGCCCGTGCCATCGCCGGGCGGTCCGAGGAGATCGTGGTCAGCGGCGGGTCCGTCAGCGCCGCTTCCTTCACGTCGTCGAAGCCAGCGACCGCGAGCTCGGACGGGACCTCGATGCGCAGCTCGCGCGCGGCGCGCAGCACGCCGAAGGCCTGGTCGTCGGTGGAGCAGAAGATCGCCGGCGGCCGGTCCGGCCCGGCGAGCAGCTTCAGGGCGACCTGGTACGCGTCGTAGCGGTTGTACGGCGCCTGGAAAAGGCGCCCCTCCGTGGAGCGCCCGGATTCCTGCATGGCGCGGCGCCAGCCCTCGACGTGGTCCGCGACGGGGTCGCCGACCTCCGGGGTGTTCTCCACGCCGCCCAGACAGGCGACGTACTCGTGGCCGTGCTCCAGCAGGTGCCGGGTGGCGAGCTGGGCGCCGCCGACGTCGTCGGTGACGACGGCGACGTCGTCGATCGCCTCGGGGCGCTCGTGCAGCAGCACGACCCGCGCGTCCCACGCCTCGATCTCGGCCGCCGCGCGCTCGCTCGGACCCTGGCTGACCAGGATCAGACCGGACACCCGCATTCCGAGAAAGGCCCGCAGATAGTGGACCTCACGCTCGTCGCGGTAGTCGGAATTCCCGACGAGCACCATTTTCCCGCGCTCGGCGGCCGCCTGTTCGACGGCATGCGCCATTTCCGCGAAGAACGGCTGCCGTGCGTCGGGCACGATCATGCCTATGAGGTCGGTCCGCCGCGAGGCCATGGCCTGGGCGACCCGGTCGGGCCGGTAGCCCAGCTCCTTGATCGCGGCGAGTACCCGCTCGCGCGTGGCCGGGGCGACCGGCCGGGGTCCGTTGTTGATGACGTAGCTGACGACGGCGGTCGAAGTACCCGCCAGTCGCGCAACGTCGTCCCGCGTCACCTTGGCCACGCGCGAAGTCTACGCGGGGTGACCTACCTCTGGGCAGGCCGTACGGCTGCTTCCTCGATCACAGGCGCTTCCTCCGTCCGGGTGACCTCCGCCGCGGCCTTCGCCTTGGCCTCCTCGGCGGCCCGCTCGACCTTCTCCGGGGCGACGAAGCGGTAGCCGACGTTGCGCACGGTGCCGATGAGCGACTCGTGCTCGGGGCCGAGTTTGGCGCGCAGCCGCCGTACGTGGACGTCGACCGTGCGGGTGCCGCCGAAGTAGTCGTAGCCCCAGACCTCCTGGAGGAGCTGCGCGCGGGTGAAGACCCGGCCGGGGTGCTGGGCGAGGTACTTCAGGAGTTCGAACTCCTTGAAGGTCAGGTCCAGGACCCGGCCCTTGAGCTTGGCGCTGTACGTCGCCTCGTCCACGGAGAGATCGCCGTTGCGGATCTCCATGGGGGAGTCGTCGGAGGTGATCTGCTGGCGGCCCATGGCCAGCCGCAGCCGCGCCTCGACCTCCGCCGGGCCCGCGGTGTCGAGCAGGACGTCGTCGATGCCCCAGTCGGCGGTGACGGCGGCCAGACCGCCCTCGGTGACCACGAGGATCAGCGGACAGCCGGGCCCCGTGGAGCGCAGGAGCTGGCACAGCGACCGCACCTGCGGGAGGTCGCGGCGGCCGTCGACGAGGATCACGTCGGCGCCCGGGGTGTCCACGAGGGCCGGGCCCTCGGCGGGCGCCACCCGGACGTTGTGCAGCAGCAGCCCGAGGGCCGGCAGCACCTCCGTCGAGGGCTGGAGGGCGTTGGTGAGGAGCAGCAACGAGCTCATCGCGTCCCACCTGCCCGGGTCGCCCTGCGGTCGTCGTGTGGGGATCGGCTTCGGTGGTCGGGTCGGTGCTCGGTTCGCTCGTCCATGACGTCGGTTCCTCCTCGGTCCCTGCGAGGACGCCTGCGGCACTGCTTCTTCGTCACTGCTTCGAAACTGCTTCGAACTGCCTCGCACAGTGGCTCTCTCGCGCCGGAGAGCCGCTGTGAGTTTGTGTTCACCTCGCCGTAACAACGGCGGGAAAACGCAAAAGGACCCGGTGGCTGCATCGCCCGGATCCTCTGCCCAGCAGAATAGCCCACATGAGTTCTGGCGAAGAGGGCCGATTTCACACTGTGGACGTGTCCAGGATCTCTTCCGGCCCCCGGCGCGCAACATTGCTCACCGCCGACGGGGTCCCGATCGAGGCCGTCCACGACCCGTGCGCGGGCGGTCCCGCGACGACCGCGGTGGTCGTGGCACACGGTTTCACCGGCTCCGTCGACCGGCCCGCGGTCCGCCGCGCGGCACGCGTCTTCGCCCGGCGCGCGGGTGTCGTGACCTTCTCCTTCCGCGGGCACGGCCGTTCGGGCGGACGGTCCACCGTGGGCGACCGGGAGGTGCTCGATCTGGCCGCGGCCGTGGCGTGGGCGCGGTCGCTCGGCTACGCCCGGGTGGTGACGGTCGGCTTCTCCATGGGCGGCTCCGTGGTCCTGCGCCATGCCGCGACGTATACGGCGGCGGGCGCACCGGAGCACGAGGGGCGCACGGGGCGCGCGGGAGCGCATTCGGACGCCGTGGCCGCCGTGAGCGCGCCCGCCCGGTGGTACTACCGCGGCACCGCCCCGATGCGCCGGCTGCACTGGGTGGTGACCCGCCCCGCGGGCCGGCTGGTGGGCCGCTTCGGCTTCCGGACCAGGATCCACACCGAGGACTGGGACCCGGTGCCGCTGTCGCCCGTCGAGTCCGTCCCGCTGATCGCCCCCACGCCGCTGCTGATCGTCCACGGCGACCGCGATCCGTACTTCCCGCTCGACCATCCGCGGATGCTGGCCGCCGCGGCGGACGGCGGTGCCGAGCTGTGGCTGGAGCCCGGCATGGGCCACGCGGAGAACGCCGCCGACGACGCGCTGCTGGCCCGGCTCGCCGCATGGCTGCTGACGCGATGACCCATCATGGAGGCCGGCGCGACACGAACGAGAGGAGTGCCGGCATGGCAGCGGTGACCATCCGCTACTGGGCCGCGGCGAAGGCCGCGGCGGGGACGGCGGAGGAGCCGTACGCGGCCGCGACGCTGGCCGAGGCGCTCGACGCGGTGCGCGAACGCCACCCGGGAGAGCTGACCCGAGTGCTCCTGAGGTGTTCGTTCCTGGTCGACGGTGACCCCGTGGGCACCCGCGGACATGAGACCGTGACGCTGGCCGAGGGCGGCACGGTCGAGGTGCTCCCGCCGTTCGCAGGAGGGTGAACCCCACAGCATGAGCAGCGATCAGCAGTATCCGCACCACTCCGGGGGCGGGTACGAGCCGCAGGAGCCCTACGGGACACCGGACCGGTACGGCCGGGGCGCCCAGGCGTCGCCGTACCCGCAGCCCGCGCCGGACGCGGGCCCGGACGGCCACGGGCAGCCGTACCCCGCCGACGCCCACGCCTCCCGGCCGGACACCTGGCCGCCCACGGGCGCCACTCCCTACCCGGCTCCGCCCGCCGACCCGTACGCCCCGTCGGCCGCCCCGTACGGCCAGCAGCCCGCGGACCCGTACGCGCAGCAGTCCGTCGACCCGTACGCGCAGCACGGGCAGCAGTCCGCGGATCCGTACGCGCAGCACGGGCAGCAGTCCGCGGATCCGTACGCACAGCACGGCGCGGGCGCCTACGCACCCGGCGCCCCGGCCGCCGACCCGTACGCACAGCACGGCCCCGGCGCCCACGCGTCCGGCGCCGGTGCCCCCGCCGCAGGCGGCTACCCGGGCCAGGGCGCCCCGGCCACGGACCCGCACGCGCAGCACGGCCCCGGCGCCTACGCGCCCGGCGCCGGGCAGCACGCCCAGCAGGGCGCGGGCGCCCACGCACCCGGCGGCACCCCCGCCGCGGGCTCCTACGCGCCCGACGCCGCGTACCCGCAGCCCTACCGGGACGCGGCGGTCCGGCAGGAGCCGGGAGCGCAGACCTGGCAGGGCGAGACCTGGGACACGCAGTACCAGCCGGCCCTCACGCCCACCGCCGCCCCCATGGCGGCCCCCGCGGCCCCGGCCGGGGCGCTGCCGCCGGAGACCGGGGCGGCGGCGCCCGCCGCTCCCGCTCCCGCGGACACCGACGGCTACGGCACCCCCACCACGTCAGGCAACAGCCGGATCACCGACGCGCAGCGTGCCCGGGCCGAGGGACGGTCGCCGATCATCCCGCCGGGCATCCAGCCCGCCGGGCTCACCGCCGTGCTCGGTCTGCTGCTGGCCGGCGGCGCGGCCGTCGGCCCGTACGCCCTGCTGGTGCCCCTGGTGCTGCTCCAGGCGGTGACGGCGGCGGGCTGGTTCCGGCTCAACGGGATGTGGCCCGCGCGTCAGGGCATCGTGCTCGCCTTCGCCGGCGGGCTCGCCGCCGACGCGGCGCTGCTCGCGGCGGGCGAGGGACACGGCCCGGCCGCGATCATCGGCGCGCTCGGCGTGTGGGTGCTCCTCACCCTCGTCCTCCAGCTCCGCAGCCACGCGGGTGCCGACGAACGGCTCCAGGGTCTGATGGCCACCGTCGTCTCGGCGGCCCTCGCGATCCTCGCCGCGGGCCATCTCGCCGCCGCCCCGGACGCGGTCGTCGTCGGCGGTGTCGCGGTCGCCGCGGCCACCGTCGCCCGTGCGCTGCCGCTGCCGGGCGCCGTGTCCGTCGTGGTGGCGCTCGCCGCCGGCGCGGGCGCGGGCATCGCCGCGGGCGGTCTCACCGACCTCGGGGCGAAGGGCGCGCTGCTCGGGCTTGCCGCAGCCGGCTGCGCGCTGATCGGTCTGCGGGTGGCCAGCTACGACTACCCGTCCCGATTCGTGCACATGACGGCGGGTGTGGCGCTGCCCCTGACGGCCGCCGTGCCCGCCCTCTACCTCGTCGGGCGCGCGCTGGTCTAGGTGTATTGCCCTGTGAGGTTGGGGACGCGGCTGGCGGGTGGGTTGCCTGCGAGTGCGGTGTGTCCGCGGTGGTGATTGTAGAAGTGCAGCCAGTCCGGGAACGCGTCGCGTCGTGCCTGCTCTGACCGGTAGGGGCGGGCGTAGGCCCACTCGTCCAGCAGGGTGCGGTTGAAGCGTTCGACTTTGCCGTTGGTCTGGGGTCGGTAGGGCCGGGTTCGCTTGTGGGTGATCCCGGCCGCCGCGAGTGCGTCGCGCCAGTCACGGGAGCGATAGCAGGAGCCGTTGTCCGTCAGGACACGTTCGACGGTGATCCCTGCACCGGCGAAGAACTTCTCGGCTCGTGTCCAGAAGGCGGTCGCGGTCTCTTTGCGCTCGTCGGGGTGGATCTCGCTGTAGGCGAGGCGGGAGTGGTCGTCGACGGCGGTGTGGAGGTAGCTGTAGCCGGCGTTCTTGCGGGTTCTGCGGCCGGCCTGGCGGCCGAGGACCTTGTGGCCGCCGCCGTCGGGGATGTTGCCGAGCTTCTTGATGTCCACGTGGACGAGTTCGCCGGGCCGTTCGCGTTCGTAGCGGCGTATGACGCGGCCGGTGGCGCGGTCCAGATGAGTCAGCCGGGCCAGCCCGAACCGGGTCAGGACCCGGTGCACGGTCGAGGGCACGAGGTCCAGCAGGTGGGCGATGCGGGCCGGTCCCCAGCGGCGAAGGAGGCGGACTTTGATGATCCGGCGTTCGGTGCGGGTCGGTGTCCGGCGCGGGCTGTGGCGGGGGCGGGACGAACGGTCGGTCATGCCGGCGTCGCCGAGCGTCCGGTAGCGCTCGGCCCACCGCTGGGCGGTGGTCGGTGAGACCTGGAAGCGTTCCGCGGCCCGGCGAAGAGGCCAGCCGTCCTCGACCACGCAGCGGGCCAGGCGAAGGCGTCCGGTCTCGGTCAGGGGTGCATTACGGTGGGGCACGAGGGCCTTTCTGGTCGGTGCAGACGTCGCAATCCACACCGAACCCGGAAGGCCCTCACCCGTTCAACCCGCCTCAGCCGAGACCTGCATCACCCGTCCACAACCTCCCTGGACAGAACATCTAGGGCGTCCGGGAGCGGGCTGGTCCGGGCGTCCGGGAGCGGGCGCCGGGCCGTCCGGTGGCGGGTGCGGGAGGGACGGCGCCCGCCGCGGGGAGGCATCCGGGAGGCATCCGGGCGGCACACGGCGGGAAGGGGCCCAGGAACCAACACAGGTTCCCGGGCGTCGATCATTGAGCAGATGGCGTCGTCCGGACTGATTCTCGCCCGTGGGCGACCGGGGGCCACGGAAAAGGGTGGGGGACACCGAGCAATGCGTGCACTGCGGATACTTCTGATCATCGGCGTGATCCTGGGCGGTCTCTTCGTCGCCGCCGACCGCCTGGCGGTCAACTTCGCCGAGTCGGAGGCGGCCGACAAGATCCGGAGCAGCCAGGGGCTGGACTCGACGCCCGAGGTCTCCATCCACGGGTTCCCCTTCCTCACCCAGGTGATCGGCAAGGAGCTCGACGAGGTGGACGTCAGCATCGGCGGTATCACCGCCACCGCGGGCGGCCGCGACGTCAACGTCACCGAGGTCCGGGCGGACCTGCGGGACGTGCGGATCGACAGCAGCTTCTCCTCCGCGACCGCGGGCCGCGCCGACGGCTCGGCCCGCATCTCGTACGCGGACCTGACCGCCGCCGCGCCCAAGGGCGCCACCGTCGCCTACGCGGGCGCCGAGCGGGCCGCCAAGGGCCAGGTGAAGCTGACGGGACCGCTGGCCGAGGTGCTGGAGGGCGCCGGCATCGAGGTGCCGGCCACGGTGAAGGCGCTGCTCGGCGACCGGCAGGTCTCGACGTACAGCACGGTGACCCTCCAGGAGGGCACCATCGTCCGCATGAAGGCCGAGACGCTGCCGAAGCTGCCCGTGCCGGGCTTCGACGACCGGCTGCGCAAGGCGGTCGACTACGACCTGAAGATCGACGGTCTGCCGTCCAGCATCACCCTCGACGAGGTCGAGGTGACGGACGCGGGGCTGCGCTTCTCCGGGACGGGCGAGGACGTCGCGCTGACCGGCTGACGCCGCGGCGAGGACGGCCGGCGGCTCCGCGAGAGGGCCGCCGGCCGGCCCGGCGAACGGGGCATGGCCGCATGGTGAGACGGCTGTGTCCGGTGGGCAGAAGAACGGGGGACGGCCCCCTCCGCCGATGGCGCGGAAGGGCGATCCGTCCCCCTTTTCGTATCGGATGGTGGACGATCGCGTCTCATCATGCGACACGCCGGTGACACGGCCGCCGTCTCGTCCCTACGATCGGACCCATGAAGCAGCGACAGGCGGATCTCACGAAGCGGCGGGCAGTAGACCTGTGCCGCGTCGCCGCCATGCTCTGTCGCACTGTCTGAGCGGGTTCCTCCCGTATCCCTCAGGCCCTTCGACCTCTGTCGGGGCCGCCCGTGCCGGCCGACGCGCTCCTCGCGTACCCGCACATCCCTCGCGCACCACCCTCGCGCACCACCGCCGCACACTGCCCCGGAGGAGAAGAAGCATGAGCCGCAGCGACGTCCTGGTAGACGCCGACTGGGTCGAGGCCCACCTCGAGGACCCGAAGGTCGTCATCGTCGAGGTCGACGAGGACACCTCGGCGTACGACAAGAACCACATCACCAACGCGATCCGGATCGACTGGACCAAGGACCTCCAGGACCCGGTCCGCCGCGACTTCATCGACCAGGAGGGCTTCGAGAAGCTCCTCTCCGCGAAGGGCATCGCGAACGACTCCACCGTCGTCCTCTACGGCGGCAACAACAACTGGTTCGCCTCCTACGCCTTCTGGTACTTCAAGCTCTACGGCCACGGCGACGTCCGCCTGCTCGACGGCGGCCGCAAGAAGTGGGAGCTCGACTCCCGTGACCTCGTCGCCGAGGTGCCGGTCCGCGAGGCCACCGAGTACAAGGCCAAGCCG
This window contains:
- a CDS encoding FG-GAP-like repeat-containing protein, producing MHKGIRRALTALTGLVTAGLLTATLPAQTAQAASGAERCPKGYFCGFTGTSGDGEMFKTNKDLATLGAWDNRIRSLVNRAGNYACAYSEPNYDLSAEGADFLRESPNASSGEYGFTPFMDRRISSIRFVKTDRECWLNAYPRWWVDPAAAPAGFGDLNHDLVPDVLVRDMAGRLWRLPGDNTGRLVGSGWNSMTAMTRHGDLTGDGHEDLLARDKAGQLWLYPGTGRGGFGTRKLVGGGWGVMRQIAAAGDLTGDGKGDLLARDSAGKLWMYPGNGRAFGTRKLVGGGWQVMNALLGPGDLNGDRRPDLLARDTSGKLWLYPGNGRGAFGTRTLVGGGWQVMENFVAVGSYNGGTQNDVLTVTNERHLGGHPGWLLGYRGTSGTPPFRASEELDGDWWGLNGAW
- a CDS encoding LacI family DNA-binding transcriptional regulator, whose amino-acid sequence is MAKVTRDDVARLAGTSTAVVSYVINNGPRPVAPATRERVLAAIKELGYRPDRVAQAMASRRTDLIGMIVPDARQPFFAEMAHAVEQAAAERGKMVLVGNSDYRDEREVHYLRAFLGMRVSGLILVSQGPSERAAAEIEAWDARVVLLHERPEAIDDVAVVTDDVGGAQLATRHLLEHGHEYVACLGGVENTPEVGDPVADHVEGWRRAMQESGRSTEGRLFQAPYNRYDAYQVALKLLAGPDRPPAIFCSTDDQAFGVLRAARELRIEVPSELAVAGFDDVKEAALTDPPLTTISSDRPAMARAAVDLVLDDGLRVAGSRRERVKQFPSGLVIRRSCGCGGA
- a CDS encoding response regulator transcription factor, whose amino-acid sequence is MSSLLLLTNALQPSTEVLPALGLLLHNVRVAPAEGPALVDTPGADVILVDGRRDLPQVRSLCQLLRSTGPGCPLILVVTEGGLAAVTADWGIDDVLLDTAGPAEVEARLRLAMGRQQITSDDSPMEIRNGDLSVDEATYSAKLKGRVLDLTFKEFELLKYLAQHPGRVFTRAQLLQEVWGYDYFGGTRTVDVHVRRLRAKLGPEHESLIGTVRNVGYRFVAPEKVERAAEEAKAKAAAEVTRTEEAPVIEEAAVRPAQR
- a CDS encoding alpha/beta hydrolase, giving the protein MSSGEEGRFHTVDVSRISSGPRRATLLTADGVPIEAVHDPCAGGPATTAVVVAHGFTGSVDRPAVRRAARVFARRAGVVTFSFRGHGRSGGRSTVGDREVLDLAAAVAWARSLGYARVVTVGFSMGGSVVLRHAATYTAAGAPEHEGRTGRAGAHSDAVAAVSAPARWYYRGTAPMRRLHWVVTRPAGRLVGRFGFRTRIHTEDWDPVPLSPVESVPLIAPTPLLIVHGDRDPYFPLDHPRMLAAAADGGAELWLEPGMGHAENAADDALLARLAAWLLTR
- a CDS encoding MoaD/ThiS family protein translates to MAAVTIRYWAAAKAAAGTAEEPYAAATLAEALDAVRERHPGELTRVLLRCSFLVDGDPVGTRGHETVTLAEGGTVEVLPPFAGG
- a CDS encoding IS481 family transposase; its protein translation is MPHRNAPLTETGRLRLARCVVEDGWPLRRAAERFQVSPTTAQRWAERYRTLGDAGMTDRSSRPRHSPRRTPTRTERRIIKVRLLRRWGPARIAHLLDLVPSTVHRVLTRFGLARLTHLDRATGRVIRRYERERPGELVHVDIKKLGNIPDGGGHKVLGRQAGRRTRKNAGYSYLHTAVDDHSRLAYSEIHPDERKETATAFWTRAEKFFAGAGITVERVLTDNGSCYRSRDWRDALAAAGITHKRTRPYRPQTNGKVERFNRTLLDEWAYARPYRSEQARRDAFPDWLHFYNHHRGHTALAGNPPASRVPNLTGQYT
- a CDS encoding LmeA family phospholipid-binding protein codes for the protein MRALRILLIIGVILGGLFVAADRLAVNFAESEAADKIRSSQGLDSTPEVSIHGFPFLTQVIGKELDEVDVSIGGITATAGGRDVNVTEVRADLRDVRIDSSFSSATAGRADGSARISYADLTAAAPKGATVAYAGAERAAKGQVKLTGPLAEVLEGAGIEVPATVKALLGDRQVSTYSTVTLQEGTIVRMKAETLPKLPVPGFDDRLRKAVDYDLKIDGLPSSITLDEVEVTDAGLRFSGTGEDVALTG
- a CDS encoding putative leader peptide, whose amino-acid sequence is MKQRQADLTKRRAVDLCRVAAMLCRTV